The DNA sequence TCTGCCGATGCTCGCCCAACGCAGTCACCTCTGGTCCGTCTGTCGTACGTTGTCGCATGGGACGAACGAACATTCGATGGGGCACCATATCATGCTCACCGGTCGATCGGATATCCCCACTGGATTCAATCCCGGGCGTCCCATGACTACCGATCATCCTTCGATTGCCGCCATCGCTGGCGATGTACTCCGTTCGCGAACCAATCTGCCCCCCGCCATCGTATTGCCGGATAAAATCGTTCATCGCAGCGGTCGCGTCATTCCCGGACAGTTCGCTGGACGCATGGGTTCCAATCGTGATCCCTGGATCATAGAAGCTTCTCCGTTCCACGCGCAGTCCTACGGTGCTTTTCCGGATTACGCATTCGACCATCAGCAGCGAGGCGGAACAGACAAGCGGGTCTTCAAAACTCCGCACCTCAAACTCTCGCAGGGGATGACGCACAGCCGGATGAGTAATCGCATTCAACTGCTGAAGGAACTCGGCGCACAGCGTCAGATGCTGGACAATGCAGGGCAGGTTGAAAGTTTCGACCGCTACCGCACCGCAGCGATCTCTCTGCTGAACGACGACAAAGTACATTATGCGATGGATGTCACCAGTGCAGACGATAAGATTCAGGAACGCTACGGCAAAAACTCGTTTGGCTGGTCTCTGCTCATGGCGCGACGCCTGGTTGAGACGGGCGTGAATCTGGTGCAGGTCAATCTGGGCAATAACGAATCCTGGGATACGCACGGAAATATCTTCCCGCATCTCAAGGATAAACTTCTGCCTCCCACCGACCGTGCCGTTTCCGCACTCCTGGATGATCTGCACGAAAGTGGACAGCTTAAAGACACCCTGGTTGTCATGTGCAGTGAATTTGGACGTACCCCTAAGATTTCTCAGTTGGCCAAAGTTTATGCCAATCCGGGCCGGGATCACTGGGGGGCGACCCAGTCCATCCTCCTTGCGGGAGGCGGAGTCAAAGGGGGCCGCGTTGTTGGGAAGACCGACAAGATCGGTGGCTTCCCCATCGATCAGCCGCAGAAACCGGAAAACTTCGCAGCGACCATCTACAAGGCACTGGGGCTGCCCCAGACCGCTTTCTGGCAGGACGATGTCGACCGTCCGCACTATATCTACGAAGGCGAACCCATTCCGGGACTTACCTGATACGTTCAGAGAACAGGCAGGTTAAACGCTTCGCAGGGCCGGAACAATCTCGGTTCGTGAGGCATACCAGGCAGGGACAACCCCCGCGCCCATTCCCGTGACCAGTGCGAGCAGCAGGCCGATGCCCGCCAGCCGAAATGAGGGGATGAACGCGACGGTCACTGCCTCCGCGCCCACCGAAAGGCTGCTGAGTTTGAGAGTGATCAAAGCGATCCCGACTCCCAGAATCCCGCCTGCCAAACTCAAAAGTGTACTTTCCGCCAGCACCACGCCGAAGACCTTACTGCCCGAAAAACCGAGTGTCCGCAGGACCGCATGTTCCTGAATTCGATCTTCGACCGACATCAGCGTTGTCGTCGCCACAAGTGCCAGTACCAGTCCCACACAAGCCAGACCCAGGTAGTGCGCCATTTCAATTAACTGCGACAGATCCCCCAAGCTCTTCGCCTGGAACACCCCTTTGGAGCGGGTATTGGTTTCCACGGGCCCGGCCCGGTAGAGGTCATCAATCCGTGTACTGACCGCTTCCAGATCCGCATCCGGTTGCAGGAGGACTTCCAGTTGTGTCACGGTCCCCACCAGGTACGCCCCCTGTCGCCGCTGCAGGAATTCCAGGTGACTGTAGATGTAATTCTCTTCAGCTGGGTTGTTAGAGCGATAGATGCCCGCCACATTAACGGAGAGATCGCCGATAGAAAATTTATCTCCGACTTCAATTCCCCGTCGCGCCGCGACCGCCTGACCCACAACGGCGGCATCCTGATGTGTCTCAAATTCGTTCCAGTCTCCCTGGATGAATTCAAAGTCCCGTGCGGTCCGCAGTTTGTGCGGAGGGACGCCGTAAAATACAACCACGTCCAGACTGGCCCGACAGTTGTTGGTAAAGACCTGAATCGGAATGACGTCTTTGACTCCGTTAAATTTACGAATCTGCTGATCGTAATCCTGTGGCAGGTGACTCGTGGCAGGGCAGAATTTATTGGCCTGGAATACGATCAATGAGCCATTTGCTTCCTGCCGTGATCTGAGATCGCGCATGCCTTCCTGGATGGACTGAATGAAGCAGAACACGAACAGTGCCACCGCGGAGCCAGCCACCGTCAGCATGGTCCGGGAACGATGCCCCCACAATGATTTCACGATATAGCCCAATAGTTTCATGGGGTCTCCTCAATACTCACGCCTGATCCGGCCAGCGCCGTCTCTGGCTCGTTGTTTCGCTGTACCAGTTTGCCGTGATCCAGATAGAACTGTCGGTCTGCGATGGTCGCTGCTTCCGCATCGTGAGTGACCATCAGCATGGTGATATCCAGTTCCCGGTTCAGACGTTTGAGCAGATTCAGAATCTGTTCTGAGGACTCGGGATCCAGGTCCCCCGTTGGTTCGTCAGCCACGACAATCAGGGGATGCTTGACGATCGCCCGGGCAATCCCGACCCGCTGTTCCTGTCCGCCTGACATCTGTCGCTGATAATGATCGGCCCGGTCCAGCAGGTCGACGGCTTCCAGTGCGACTTCCACACGTTTGCGTCGCTCGTTCCGCGAGAGCGGAAGCAGCAGCAGCGGGAGTTCGACATTTTCGTAAGCGGTCAAAACGGGAACCAGATTATGCGTCTGGAAAATGTAACCCAGGTGGGCGGCTCTCCAGTGAGCCAGGCGGCTCCGCGATAATGATGTAATCTCAACACCATCCACGATGATCGTACCCGAGTCGGGGCGGTCGATGCTGGCGATCAGATTTAGCAGTGTCGATTTTCCGGTACCACTCGATCCCATCAGCGAAAGAAATTCGCCCTGTTCAATGTTGAGAGAGACCTGGTCCAGCGGGGTGATGGTCTCGCCCCCCTTGTGATATTGTTTGGTCAGATTGTGAATTTCAACCAGTGGCATTTTCAGTTTCCTTCATGATTGGTTTCGCCGGTGATGCTAATCCGCTCGTCTGGCTGCAAATCGGATGTCGGGGAGGCAATCAGTCGACTCGATACATTCAGCCCCTGAGTGACCTCCAGTAGCGGGCCATTTGCATGCGGGCTGGTTTCAATGACCTGCTGGCGGGCAATCTGGCGACTTTGATCTGCAACCCAGACATAGGACTGACCGGCGGCGTTCTGTTGTACCATCTTTCTGGGGACATAAATTCGGGATTCCCGGTCCTGATCTTTCTCTGTCTGCTCATGTTTCGGAGCGAGAAAGGTCACATCCACCAGCATTTCCGGCTTCAGCAGCGGCGTCGGTTCATCAATTTTGACTTTGACCTGCAGCGTATTTTTCTGAATATCCGCTTCCGAACTGATAAACAGGACGCTACCACTCACTGGTTCGCTGAGTGCTGGATTGTCGATCTGAACCGGTTGATTCAACGAAACCTTGGGAATGTCTTCAAAACGCACATCGACACGAATCTGCAGCCATTCCGGACGATACATGGTGACGACCGTACTGCCATCGAATTTAGTCATCTGAGTCAGCATGTTTCCGACACTGGATCCGGGATGTGCTACAAGCTGATACACGCGTCCCGCGACAGGGGCGCGGATCGTCATCCGCTCCAAAGCAAGTCGCGCCTGGTCGACGGCGACCTGGGACTGTTCCAGACGCGCGGCTGCTGCAGCCACCTGCGCCTGGGCTTCATCCCGGGCTTTCTGTTCCGCTGTGAGCAGTTTCAACTCCGTCTGCAGTGCCTGGCACCGCGCCTGCAGCGCCTTCTGTTCCGCGATCAGGGATTCCTTACGGCCCATCAACTCTTCATACGCCGCAGTCGTCGATTCAACCTCGGTCTTCGATTCGTCAATACTTCGCTGTGTGACTGCGCCGCGGGCTGATTTCTTGCGCTCAAAATCCAGCCGCGCGAATTCCAGATCTGCTTTGGCTCTACGGGTCATGAAAGGCAGATTCTTTAACTGAGTCTGGATCTTAGCCAGTTCTGCCTGCGCCGAACTGAGTACCGCTTCCAGATGCACGGGCTGTGACAGGCGGACTTCAGCAGCTTTCAACGTGGCGCGGGCCTGCTGCAGTTCAGCTTCCCGCAGCTTCTCCGTGGCAATGGTGTTCTTCAATACCAGCTCGGCGTCCACTCTTACCAGCCGCGCGATCGGTTCCCCCTGTTTGACTTTCTGATCTTCGACAACCAGTAACTCTTCCACCACACCGGGAGCCAGTGCAGCGACCCGAATAGGGGTCGGCCGCGGTTCCACCCAGCCAGCTGCCTGGAACAGAGGCGTGCCGGCGCTGCGGACCTGGGCCTGCGAGACGATCACCGGCATCACCGTGACCGGTTGGGGAGGAAAGATCAAATCACGGGAGGCGTAGGCGATCAGCGCAGCAAATCCGATCAGCAGGGTGCCGGGCAGCAGATAGCGCGTGAGTAACCGGAATCGCGTGTGCCCCCGCAATTGAGGGGGGGCACTGCGATCCAGGGCCAGTTGGGATAAATCAACCTGAGACATGATTTACTTCCGTACAAAAACCTGGTTAGCGAAGACGGTCAGATTACCGGAGTCGTCACGTTTGGCTTTCCCTTTGACGACAACCGTCTGCAGTTCTTTCAGATTCAACAGCTTGCGGGCATCTTCCTTGATCAGCGTGCCGTCTGCATCGACGACTTTGACCAGGGCGGTTGCACCGGGCAGCTTGTCGGTTTCACAACAGTAGTCCCAGGGTTTCTCACAACCATCGCCGGGAATATCACTGCAGGCTTTCAGTGAATTATCCACGATGGAAAATGCGGCCCGGCCGTCAATCCAGGGATTTTCACTTCCGCCAATCCGTCCCACCACGATAACCTCTTCTTCATCCTTAGATGACTCGCGGGCCGCAATTACTTCTTTCGCGCCCGCCGGTTCACTGGTCAGAATGATTTCCGAGGCAGCGGCCGTCGGTTCTGTAGCAGACTCGGCTGCAGAGTTCGCATCAGAAGATGCAGTTGGTTCGGTGGAAGACTGGCCACAGCCCACTGCAGTAAGACAGACAGCGGAGAGGAACAGGCTGGAAAACATCAAACGTTTCATTGAATTCAATCCTTTAAAAATGAGTATTCAACAGGTTAAAAGCATTACTAAACAGATTTGAGACCATCGACGATCGGCAGTCGCAGTGCCCGCAGGGCCGGTGGGATTGCTCCCAGGAGACCCAGCAGAATTCCGACTCCCGAACCGATCAGCAGTGAGACCGTATCGATCTGCAGCGAGAACGCGCCCATTGTAAAACGGACGGCAACCCCGTTGATCAGCAATACCGCGATCAATGCTGCGATCAGACTGGCAGCCGTCGAGAGCAGGATGCCCTCCTGGATCAGGCTGATCACAATCGCCCGGCGGACAAAGCCGAGTGTCTGCAACATCGATAATTCACTGGTGCGGCCGACGACCGCACCGTACAACGTATTTAAGCCGGCAAAGACTCCGGCGCCGGAGACCAGAAACACAATCAGCCAGGCCAGCATCCGAATCGGACCATAATCTTTTTTCAGACCCTGATAGTAGGAGACTTCGCGAACTGACTGTAATTCGAGGTCAAGGCGTTCTTTGCAGAACAGATCCAGATCAGGGTAAACATCGGGTGAGTCCAGGGTGACCGCAACCAGACTCAGGTCCTGGCGTTTCATTGCCTGCTGCAGCTCATCGAGACGACACCAGATCTCTGATTCAAATGCAGACCCACCTGCGGAGAAGGTACCGCTGATTTTCCAGCTGCGCCCCTCCAGTTCGATTGCCTGGCCGGTCCTCAGCTGTTCGGGGGAGAGTCCCAGCTTGGTAGCGACCAGCTGGCCAATCAGGACTTCTCCCGGTTCGGGCCAGCGACCCGATTCCAGTTCGACTTTACGACGGACCAGGAGTATCGCCGGTGTTACACCGCGCACCAGCCCCATCGCAGTTCGCTCCTGTTCGGGCAGGGTGATCTGTGTTCCCAGGTACAATTCGGGAGACGCGTATTTCCGGCCGTGAAATTCTTTAATGCCACCCACACTGGCGGAAACGAGTTCACTCGTCCGCATTGGAATGGATGAGTATTCCAGATTCTCCCCCATGCCCAGCGAAAACAGAATAGCTACATCCGGATCACCGCTGGCGGACAGGCTGTGTTCCAGCCCCCGGATGAAACCGACTACGATAAACACCAGTACGATCACGGTCGTCAGACCGGTCAGCGTGAGCAGGGTACGCAGGGGGCGACGGAACAGATTCCGTACGCCGTATTCCCAGGGGATTAATGAGAATCGGATCATGAAAGATGCTTTTGAAGTATCTGCAGCGCAATACACGAATCGAGTCAGCGCGCAGCGGGACATACGTGAATGAAAGTGGAATTAACGCAGGCGGTGCTGATTCAGGAGCAGATCAGCAGAGAAACGACATCTGCGCACAGCGCAGCGCACGACCGGCAGGTGGGGGCGGCGCGGAAGAAACCGGTTGGGGAACCGAGTGAATGTCGGAGACAAGCGATTCTGTCTCTGAGAGAACAGGCATGGCCCAGACGGAAGTCAGCAACGTCAGGTCCAGTTGATCGGCTTTATCATGGATCGCTCCGAAACAGAAGCACTGACAACATTCATCAGAGGCACTCTCTGGTGAGAGTGGCGTTTCAGACGTCGGCGGCTGACAGTGACTGCAGCAGCCAGTGCTGACGGCGTCTGTAGATTCTGCGCCGGCTGGCATGCAGTTTAACGGGCAGACCAGAATCATCAGGGAGCACAGAAATGAAAACAGCTTCTCAGTCACAAATAACCTTTTTTTAGTACTAGTTCCTTCTCATCGTAGTCGTTCGCAAGTCTCAAGACAACATCATTTTGGCTGCTGCAGCTGAAATTCGGGGAAGCGTTCTTTGTCGCGCTCGCGGACTCGTATCCAGTGGTCAGTGAAGGAGAGGTTGTCGTGGACTTCCACTGCCGGCATATGACATTGCAGACACTGGCTTTGCATCGACTCTTTAGAACACACCGGTGCATGATCCTTGAGATCGCTGTGACAGTTCAGGCAGATCTGGCGGTAATATTCCGGATCGCGGCTGGCCTGCTGATGCGGATTGTGACAGGTAGTGCAGTCAAAACGGGCCGATTTGCCGTCCGCCAGTTTGACGTCAGTCTGTTTCAGGAAACAGGGGCTCTGGGACATCCCCACTGGAGCAAAACGGTAGAGCAGATCATTCGCAGGATGGATTTCATCCGCCTCCAGTTGATCGAAGCGACGATGGCACTCTCCACAACGATTGATCGACTCCAGAGGTGTCAGTGAACTCCATTGAGTCAACTTGAGATCTTTATCCCCACGTTCGACGGCTTTAATGTGTTCTTCGCCATTCAAGTGGCAGCGGACACATGAGACCCCGGGAATGATCGCATCCGAATTGATTTCACCTGGCGAATCCCCCAGCCAGGCCGCGTGACAGCCAAAGCAGTTTTGAGTTTTAGCATGATCGCTGACTTCTCCCAGCGCGTTGATGCCGGTCTGCTCATGGGCCAGTTCCTGCAGGCCGAGTGTGATTCCCAGTTTGCCGGAAGGATACCAGGAGACGATGTGCTGCAGCAGTTCTGACTCTCCCTGTGCATTCGGAAACAGCGAAACCGGTGTCATCGCATGCATGCCGGAACCGAAGACCCAGTCGATCCGGACTGGTGACGGATAACTATCGCAGTCGACCCACAGCGCATCATCTTCTTTGAAAAACCGGTAGGTATGCCCGTTCTCTTTGAGGGTGACTTCCCGGTCGACAAAATTTTCGAGTACGCCTGGATCCGTAGCTTTGCGGAGAGTCCGCAGATGAGGAGCCCCTTCGAACTGCTGACAGAATTTGTCGTGACACTCACAGCAGGAACGCGATGGGACCGGCTGATGCACCGAACGGACATGCGGAACGAACTCCGTTTTCTGCTGTGATCCGTAAAGAAACAGGCCGGCACCTGACAGGCAGGCCAGTAACAGGATCGACAGGGGGATGAGAAACGGGTACTTCTGGATCATTGCAGGGCATCTAACATGTTCTGACTGGGGACGACCAGTCGGTCCTGGGGATGCTGTTCAATTAACTGACGAAAGGTCGACGCGGCATTCGCGGGATCGCCGGCTTCCAACTGAATCTGGGCTTTTGCATACAGACTCTCGCTGTCATCGGCAGTCAAAGCGGCGATGGCTTCGGAACAGTCGCCGTGAATGTATTCGTTAATCGCCCGCGCGAGCGTTTCTGAAACTTTTTCGGGCGGACTGTGGTCACCTTTGATTCCCGGACCTGCCTGGGCGAGAGGAAATTCTTCTGTCGGGCTGGTCTGCTGATAGGCTTGCAGGCGTAACTGGCTGGGAGCACCCGTGTCGAGCTGTTCCTGATAAGCCAGTTCTTTCTGACAGAGTTCGAATTCCTGTTTGACTTCAGGAGAGTCGTAATGTTGCAGTAGTGGATGCAGCACACGCAATGCGGCTGTATAGAGCTGCATCGCACGAAACGTTCGCGCCTGCAGCAGTGCCGGTTTCAGATTGGGAGAGCCGGTCAGCATACCCCACCAGTCAGCACAGTCCGGTGTGCCACTCGGATCGGGCGGGGAATAGGTCCACTGCTGGCGATTCAGAAACTCTTTGACGGGGAGCAGCTTGATGATCTGCGGCGTGCTGAGTAATTCACCCGACCAGCCAAAGGGAATGACTGCCGCGTCAACCGACATTGGCTGCCAGCGACTGTCGAACAAGGCACGAATTGTCCGCGTCTGACCATTGGGAACCAGCAGCAGCTGACAGTTCCGATCTTTGAGGCGGACCCACCAGCCCCCCAGCCGCCATTCATGCGTGGCTTCTGTAACATCCAGCCGTCAGACAGTTCCGCGTTCAGGGAAAGTTCCTCGAATAAGCGTCCCTGTTTCAGCGCCTGTCGGTGAGTGAGGTAGGGGCGAACTTTGTGATCCGCCTTGATCCAGCACAACATGCCTGCAGAAGTGATATCCATGCAGTGGGCCGTTCCCTCATATTCGAGTGGTCCGATCGCCTGGTTTAACAGCGTGATATCCAGCTCGGGAGCGAGGCCCCAGCCCAGTCGCTGTGACTGACCGGGCAGCGTTCCGGCTGCCGCTTTCCCGCTGAGCAGAAGCAGGCCCAGTCCCAGTAGCAGGCGACCCAGAGCGGGTGAGAGCAGATCTTTGGTTTTGAGCAGCTGGATTGGATAGGGATGTGCCACCAGGCTGCGTCCCAGCAGCAGAGTGATACCTATTGCACAGGGGGGAACCGCATCGGCATTCAGCCAGGCCGGAACCGCGAACATCAGGAATGCAAAACTCTCCAGCCAGCCGGTGGAGTAAAAAATGAGATAACTCACGGTGACCAGAGTGAGAATGCCCAGCCCGGCTGTTTCGACTGTCAGTCCCTGTGCGAAGGTCGGCTGCCAGACCGTTGTAGCCAGCAGGTCTCGGGCGTAGAACAGACCGGGGAGGAGCTGAGTCAGTGAATCGGAGAGCGTAAACCAGCCACGTGGGGTGAGCATCAGCGCAAAAGCGGATGCGGCAACGAGCAGACCAGCCTGCTTGCGGGTGACTGTGGGCTCGGTCTTCATGCCGGTCAACCAGGGGACGATCGCGACCACAGCAATTCCCAACAGGCAGAGTGGCGCGAGATTGGCCCACACCACCAGTGAGATGAGCACGAGGACCGCATTCTGTTTCGTCGGGGACTGGCTCCAGCGGACTGTAGCAATCCAGGTCAGAAAGAGAAACCAGCAGTCCCAGAGGCGGGGCGTCGGTTGCCAGGCAGCATTCGCGGCCAGCAGCGTGACCAGCGCCAATGCAAACGCGGCCCACTGCAGTTGAAGCTCAAACCGTCGCATGAGGAGATAGAGTAATAGAAAGGTGCCGCAGAACTTGAGCAGCATCAGTCCCGAAAAGCCGGCGATCATCCAGCTCATAAAGAAGGGGAACCCGCCCAGCCAGTCTGCTTCCGCTGTCGGATTGCCTGCCGCCAGGATTGGCCCCGGAACTGCCAGCTCGGCCAACACTGTCTGCCCCCGGCTCAACTGCCACCAGACATCCGGCGCAGCAATAGGCGTCAGTACGAAACTGGCGGTGACGATCAGCAGAAACAGGCGGCGCAGTCTCCGATCTGTTGTCGACAGGTCAGGTTCAGTCATGGGTTGAGCCACTGGAACGGAAATGTGATAAAGTCAATTACATCAGACGATTAGGACATGAACTCCCTTTAATTATATAGTCCCGCGCGGGCTGTGAATATGCAGGAACCCCCCATCGGGCAGAGATTCCGTAATTCGAGCGCTCGGTCTCTTCTCATACGCGTCAGATCGTCGATTCGCGATAAAAAACGGATCATTCCCAATAGAAAAGCCCGATCGCAGGTACGACCGGGCTTTCGAAGATGATAGATAGTGCGTTTCAGACAGGTTTATTTTGCCAGCTGACTGACTTCACCTGCATTGAGGGCCCGATCGAAGACCGCGATTTCATCCAGACGGCCTTCCCAGTTCGAGTCATTATCCGTCCGTCCGCCGAAGAACAGCTGTTCCAGCAGCACGCCGGATGCCCCCGGTTTCGATTCGAGTTCGATTTCCGGTTTGCCATTCAGGTAGACGGTCAACTTGTCACCATCGCGAACGAGAGCCACATGATTCCACGTCCAGCGTTCAACGGCAGTTTTGCCAGCGTGCAGCTTACGGTCCGTACCGTTCATGTAGACCAGCTTGCCGGGATGCTGTTTGCCTCCCAGGCCGAGGTGATCACCGTAAGCGGCCAGACCGTGGTTCGGTCCCTGTGAGAACATCCAGCCGCTGATGTCGCGGGCGTCGAGAGGAATTCCGTTCCAGATCCAGAGCGAGACGGTAAACTGATCGCCCAGGTCATTCACACGAGTCTGCAGACGATTGCCGGCGAAGTGAACGGCCCGGTTGGTTTCGGTTCCCGTGCAGAACGATTTCGAACGGGCTCCTTCGAGGAAGTAAGCGATGGCCGGTTCGTAAATGCCGTCCCGCTGATTGCCAGAGAGATCGCGGGCCCGGGGACCATTGAACTCGTCCAGTCGCCAGTAAGCAGACGGCTTGAAGCCCAGGATCGTTTCCACGGCAGGACCACGGCTCTGTTCATAGAAGCGGCGGGGCTGATTGGAAACTTTCTCGAGCAGTTCAATATCCGATTCCACGATACGAGGTTCGGCCAGGACTTCGAGGCCTGCGGAACGCGCGGCCCAGGTATTGTATCCGCCGAGCAGATGCTGTTCGGGAGGCGGAATGTAACCGTCGCCCCCGTTAGCCAGTTCAATGACCATGGTCTGTGGCAGCGGACTTTGTGCTTTGACTTTCAGCCCGGAAAGGGCATAGGTTTCATTGGGAGTGGTCGCGATTGCGATGTCGCCGATGCGGAGTGCCTGTGTGACGACCTCGGTTGACTGTCGTTCGTGCAACATGATCTGTTCGCGAGCGTAAATCTCTTCCTGTGTTTCGGGCAGCTTATCGCCCATTTTTTCGACAATCCGTTGAGACCATTCGAGCAGCTGTTTATCGGGAACCCGGTAGTTCAACTGCATCCGGTTCTCGGCCATTTCAACGTCGGCGTCTTTGCGATACGTAATGTTTTTATAGATGCCCATGGTCAGTTTGACGAGCTCGCTGGAGTATTCATTGATGTCATCGGTGAATGACCACTGATCCTGCGGCTTGGTATAGTCGCGGCGATAAATGTCACCACTACAGCCGTGTGACATGATCGCTACGAACTCGGGAGCATCCTTGGGCAGTTTCTTACCGATTTCTTCCTGCAGGCCGTTACAGTAGAGACCAAAGTAGTCGGCGCTCAGTGAAGGGGCACCAAAGTAGTGCATGGAAAAGTTGGCCAGTAAAGCGATCGGACGCCCGTCTTTCGACTGGA is a window from the Gimesia benthica genome containing:
- a CDS encoding ABC transporter permease, giving the protein MKLLGYIVKSLWGHRSRTMLTVAGSAVALFVFCFIQSIQEGMRDLRSRQEANGSLIVFQANKFCPATSHLPQDYDQQIRKFNGVKDVIPIQVFTNNCRASLDVVVFYGVPPHKLRTARDFEFIQGDWNEFETHQDAAVVGQAVAARRGIEVGDKFSIGDLSVNVAGIYRSNNPAEENYIYSHLEFLQRRQGAYLVGTVTQLEVLLQPDADLEAVSTRIDDLYRAGPVETNTRSKGVFQAKSLGDLSQLIEMAHYLGLACVGLVLALVATTTLMSVEDRIQEHAVLRTLGFSGSKVFGVVLAESTLLSLAGGILGVGIALITLKLSSLSVGAEAVTVAFIPSFRLAGIGLLLALVTGMGAGVVPAWYASRTEIVPALRSV
- a CDS encoding ABC transporter ATP-binding protein, yielding MPLVEIHNLTKQYHKGGETITPLDQVSLNIEQGEFLSLMGSSGTGKSTLLNLIASIDRPDSGTIIVDGVEITSLSRSRLAHWRAAHLGYIFQTHNLVPVLTAYENVELPLLLLPLSRNERRKRVEVALEAVDLLDRADHYQRQMSGGQEQRVGIARAIVKHPLIVVADEPTGDLDPESSEQILNLLKRLNRELDITMLMVTHDAEAATIADRQFYLDHGKLVQRNNEPETALAGSGVSIEETP
- a CDS encoding DUF1501 domain-containing protein, whose translation is MPAHSPTRHPLISRRTALEVGSVSLLGMGINHLDALRAQAAGGTKHRTAKSCIFIFLSGGLSQHESFDMKPNASAEIRGEFDPIATRTPGVQISEHLPMLAQRSHLWSVCRTLSHGTNEHSMGHHIMLTGRSDIPTGFNPGRPMTTDHPSIAAIAGDVLRSRTNLPPAIVLPDKIVHRSGRVIPGQFAGRMGSNRDPWIIEASPFHAQSYGAFPDYAFDHQQRGGTDKRVFKTPHLKLSQGMTHSRMSNRIQLLKELGAQRQMLDNAGQVESFDRYRTAAISLLNDDKVHYAMDVTSADDKIQERYGKNSFGWSLLMARRLVETGVNLVQVNLGNNESWDTHGNIFPHLKDKLLPPTDRAVSALLDDLHESGQLKDTLVVMCSEFGRTPKISQLAKVYANPGRDHWGATQSILLAGGGVKGGRVVGKTDKIGGFPIDQPQKPENFAATIYKALGLPQTAFWQDDVDRPHYIYEGEPIPGLT
- a CDS encoding HlyD family secretion protein; translated protein: MSQVDLSQLALDRSAPPQLRGHTRFRLLTRYLLPGTLLIGFAALIAYASRDLIFPPQPVTVMPVIVSQAQVRSAGTPLFQAAGWVEPRPTPIRVAALAPGVVEELLVVEDQKVKQGEPIARLVRVDAELVLKNTIATEKLREAELQQARATLKAAEVRLSQPVHLEAVLSSAQAELAKIQTQLKNLPFMTRRAKADLEFARLDFERKKSARGAVTQRSIDESKTEVESTTAAYEELMGRKESLIAEQKALQARCQALQTELKLLTAEQKARDEAQAQVAAAAARLEQSQVAVDQARLALERMTIRAPVAGRVYQLVAHPGSSVGNMLTQMTKFDGSTVVTMYRPEWLQIRVDVRFEDIPKVSLNQPVQIDNPALSEPVSGSVLFISSEADIQKNTLQVKVKIDEPTPLLKPEMLVDVTFLAPKHEQTEKDQDRESRIYVPRKMVQQNAAGQSYVWVADQSRQIARQQVIETSPHANGPLLEVTQGLNVSSRLIASPTSDLQPDERISITGETNHEGN
- a CDS encoding LamG-like jellyroll fold domain-containing protein yields the protein MKPTLAPLLLACLALLIPERSYAELQVGATIMDVTPVKLPVLVNGSMKSRSVDKVYTKVNARAIVVADGEDRLAIVVVDSCMMTRPFLDEVKKLAAQKTKIPADHMLISATHAHSVPSSMGCLGTSADPEYTPFLRGKLVDAIVAAEAKLEPAQIGWGVGNAAKFTALRRWIKRPDRISNDPFGNPTVRATMHAGRNWDDVIGESGPEDPDLSLISFQSKDGRPIALLANFSMHYFGAPSLSADYFGLYCNGLQEEIGKKLPKDAPEFVAIMSHGCSGDIYRRDYTKPQDQWSFTDDINEYSSELVKLTMGIYKNITYRKDADVEMAENRMQLNYRVPDKQLLEWSQRIVEKMGDKLPETQEEIYAREQIMLHERQSTEVVTQALRIGDIAIATTPNETYALSGLKVKAQSPLPQTMVIELANGGDGYIPPPEQHLLGGYNTWAARSAGLEVLAEPRIVESDIELLEKVSNQPRRFYEQSRGPAVETILGFKPSAYWRLDEFNGPRARDLSGNQRDGIYEPAIAYFLEGARSKSFCTGTETNRAVHFAGNRLQTRVNDLGDQFTVSLWIWNGIPLDARDISGWMFSQGPNHGLAAYGDHLGLGGKQHPGKLVYMNGTDRKLHAGKTAVERWTWNHVALVRDGDKLTVYLNGKPEIELESKPGASGVLLEQLFFGGRTDNDSNWEGRLDEIAVFDRALNAGEVSQLAK
- a CDS encoding multiheme c-type cytochrome translates to MIQKYPFLIPLSILLLACLSGAGLFLYGSQQKTEFVPHVRSVHQPVPSRSCCECHDKFCQQFEGAPHLRTLRKATDPGVLENFVDREVTLKENGHTYRFFKEDDALWVDCDSYPSPVRIDWVFGSGMHAMTPVSLFPNAQGESELLQHIVSWYPSGKLGITLGLQELAHEQTGINALGEVSDHAKTQNCFGCHAAWLGDSPGEINSDAIIPGVSCVRCHLNGEEHIKAVERGDKDLKLTQWSSLTPLESINRCGECHRRFDQLEADEIHPANDLLYRFAPVGMSQSPCFLKQTDVKLADGKSARFDCTTCHNPHQQASRDPEYYRQICLNCHSDLKDHAPVCSKESMQSQCLQCHMPAVEVHDNLSFTDHWIRVRERDKERFPEFQLQQPK
- a CDS encoding tetratricopeptide repeat protein; its protein translation is MSVDAAVIPFGWSGELLSTPQIIKLLPVKEFLNRQQWTYSPPDPSGTPDCADWWGMLTGSPNLKPALLQARTFRAMQLYTAALRVLHPLLQHYDSPEVKQEFELCQKELAYQEQLDTGAPSQLRLQAYQQTSPTEEFPLAQAGPGIKGDHSPPEKVSETLARAINEYIHGDCSEAIAALTADDSESLYAKAQIQLEAGDPANAASTFRQLIEQHPQDRLVVPSQNMLDALQ
- a CDS encoding ABC transporter permease, which translates into the protein MIRFSLIPWEYGVRNLFRRPLRTLLTLTGLTTVIVLVFIVVGFIRGLEHSLSASGDPDVAILFSLGMGENLEYSSIPMRTSELVSASVGGIKEFHGRKYASPELYLGTQITLPEQERTAMGLVRGVTPAILLVRRKVELESGRWPEPGEVLIGQLVATKLGLSPEQLRTGQAIELEGRSWKISGTFSAGGSAFESEIWCRLDELQQAMKRQDLSLVAVTLDSPDVYPDLDLFCKERLDLELQSVREVSYYQGLKKDYGPIRMLAWLIVFLVSGAGVFAGLNTLYGAVVGRTSELSMLQTLGFVRRAIVISLIQEGILLSTAASLIAALIAVLLINGVAVRFTMGAFSLQIDTVSLLIGSGVGILLGLLGAIPPALRALRLPIVDGLKSV